A portion of the Deinococcus apachensis DSM 19763 genome contains these proteins:
- a CDS encoding cold-shock protein, with product MAQGRVKWFNVEKGYGFIEHPGNPDVFVHYSAIQSGGFRKLNEGDEVEFEVEAGQGSKGPQAKNVVVTNAAPAPMGGQGYSGGGNRGGGGSRW from the coding sequence ATGGCTCAAGGTCGGGTAAAGTGGTTTAACGTCGAAAAGGGCTACGGGTTTATCGAGCACCCGGGTAACCCTGACGTGTTCGTGCACTACAGCGCCATCCAGAGCGGCGGCTTCCGCAAGCTGAACGAGGGCGACGAGGTCGAGTTCGAGGTCGAGGCCGGTCAGGGCAGCAAGGGTCCCCAGGCCAAGAACGTGGTCGTCACGAACGCTGCTCCCGCGCCGATGGGCGGCCAGGGCTACTCGGGCGGCGGCAACCGGGGCGGCGGCGGCAGCCGCTGGTAA